The following proteins are encoded in a genomic region of Ammospiza caudacuta isolate bAmmCau1 chromosome 13, bAmmCau1.pri, whole genome shotgun sequence:
- the CEBPA gene encoding CCAAT/enhancer-binding protein alpha: MEQANFYEVDSRPPMSSGQHHQLQTPLPGSTYSYREAPSAAAPAAGGAELGDICENENSIDISAYIDPAAFNDEFLADLFQHSKQQEKAKAILAGDFDFHTMHGAGAAASAPGHQPQHHQQPLFGCVPGYMDGKLDPLYERIAAPGLRPLVIKQEPREEEEVKSAALSALYPHHAPQQHPSHLQYQIAHCAQTTMHLQPGQPTPPPTPVPSPHHPHHPHPPGGLSAAGTLKMMPSDHRSKSKKTVDKNSNEYRVRRERNNIAVRKSRDKAKQRNVETQQKVLELTTDNERLRKRVEQLTRELETLRGIFRQLPESSLVKAMGSCA, translated from the coding sequence ATGGAGCAAGCCAATTTCTACGAGGTCGATTCCCGGCCCCCGATGAGCAGCGGCCAGcaccaccagctccagactCCCCTGCCCGGCAGCACCTACAGCTACAGAGAGGCTCCCTCGGCGGCGGCACCTGCTGCGGGCGGCGCGGAGCTCGGCGATATCTGCGAGAACGAGAACTCCATCGACATCAGCGCCTATATCGACCCCGCCGCCTTCAACGACGAGTTCCTGGCCGAcctcttccagcacagcaaGCAGCAGGAGAAAGCCAAGGCCATCCTGGCCGGGGATTTCGACTTCCACACCATGCACGGAGCCGGCGCCGCCGCCTCGGCGCCGGGGCACCAGCCgcagcaccaccagcagccGCTCTTCGGCTGCGTGCCCGGCTACATGGACGGCAAGCTGGACCCCCTGTACGAGCGCATCGCCGCGCCGGGCTTGCGGCCGCTGGTGATCAAGCAGGAGCCccgcgaggaggaggaggtgaagtCGGCGGCCCTTTCGGCCCTCTATCCCCATCACGCCCCGCAGCAGCACCCGTCCCACCTCCAGTACCAGATCGCCCACTGCGCCCAGACCACCATGCACCTCCAGCCCGGGCAGCCCACGCCGCCCCCCACGCCCGTGCCCAGCCCGCACCATCCGCACCACCCGCACCCTCCCGGCGGCCTGTCCGCCGCGGGCACCCTCAAGATGATGCCCTCGGACCACCGGAGCAAATCGAAAAAGACAGTGGACAAGAACAGTAACGAGTACCGGGTGCGCCGGGAGCGCAACAACATCGCGGTGCGCAAGAGCCGGGACAAGGCCAAGCAGCGCAACGTGGAGACGCAGCAGAAGGTGCTGGAGCTCACCACCGACAACGAGCGGCTGCGCAAGCGGGTGGAGCAGCTCACCCGGGAGCTGGAGACTCTGCGGGGCATCTTCAGGCAGCTGCCCGAGAGCTCGCTGGTGAAGGCCATGGGCAGCTGCGCCTAG